The following proteins are co-located in the Phaeodactylum tricornutum CCAP 1055/1 chromosome 2, whole genome shotgun sequence genome:
- a CDS encoding predicted protein, with translation MGGEYKKQVLVLVSNTNFNRGQVQNQNRAVSLLNARGISFETLDGADPTNKELRDKLFEISGVRANYPQFFLVDGSDNIPRFLGDWEKVEALNDASSLPDHILESNPSIVTWQNVLG, from the exons ATGGGAGGCGAGTACAAGAAGCAAGTCCTCGTTCTGGTCTCCAACACGAACTTCAATCGAGGGCAAGTCCAGAACCAGAATCGTGCCGTCAGTCTCTTGAATGCTCGAGGGATTTCTTTCGAAACGCTGGATGGGGCTGATCCGACGAACAAAGAACT CCGCGACAAGCTTTTCGAAATCAGCGGAGTCCGAGCAAACTACCCTCAGTTCTTTCTAGTGGACGGCAGCGACAACATTCCTCGATTCTTGGGCGACTGGGAGAAGGTCGAGGCGCTCAACGATGCGAGTAGCCTTCCGGATCATATTCTGGAATCCAATCCCTCAATTGTGACTTGGCAGAATGTTCTCGGGTGA
- a CDS encoding predicted protein has product MVQLYSSGALRFSLLFATALLSSPSLTVAQQGIATNVTFIHINDHHSHFDENTMDLFDDAIPSGLSVNTSALRMYHGGAARSVAQIKALRAAAEADGQEVCVLHAGDAITGTSFYSFYGPAPDAAVMNTAGYDALVAGNHEFDDGDANLANFTRLLNNPVLSYNLNPGPDSELNNLGDDSIQPFLIKTLSNGELLGICGITTKTSTEESSFPDEGTTIGEEQASAEACVAELQTQGINKIVLLTHVGYDTDLNGFAAIDGVDVIIGGHSHSLLGDAQALSPVGLVPSAEYAAIVSGTCVVQAWEYHKLVPKLDVAFDADGNVLSCNGEVYFPINPSRFTVRDRPDEERFDLNEADALVMRNYLLELGIFTDPGEEAEVVAALQPFRDSLEEVASRKVAIAAENICHTRADGSDPNCPGKEDRSRVGGGVCLIVAQGFLFNVPTADIAIQNAGGCRGTIFEGDFTFGNAFEILPFSNTLVTLEMTGDQIRRVLEDSVNFFLDPTIGGGGGSFPVSAGLRWHVDYTAEFGSRFSNIEVNRRLEEEWEPLDLQAVYNVVTNNFIATPRDGYLTFEEIDQTSDAYVDTFVLYTQSLIDYASDLGTLEEPEIDEYSTQVLTLVNGTTIDIREAQPIVPTAAPGGSSSSSVTSATVLYVLVGLAVLAAI; this is encoded by the exons ATGGTGCAGCTTTATTCTTCTGGAGCCCTCCGCTTTTCCTTGTTGTTTGCAACTGCCCTCCTTAGCTCTCCTTCTCTCACCGTGGCCCAGCAAGGAATTGCCACCAATGTGACCTTCATTCATATCAACGATCATCATAGCCACTTTGACGAAAACACGATGGACCTGTTTGACGATGCCATCCCTTCGGGCTTGAGTGTCAATACATCCGCTCTGCGCATGTACCACG GTGGTGCGGCCCGTTCCGTCGCTCAAATCAAAGCCCTGCGGGCAGCCGCCGAAGCCGATGGTCAGGAAGTCTGTGTTTTGCACGCTGGCGACGCCATCACCGGCACGAGCTTTTACAGCTTTTACGGCCCCGCGCCGGATGCCGCCGTCATGAACACGGCTGGCTACGACGCTTTGGTGGCTGGGAACCacgaattcgacgacggaGACGCAAATCTTGCCAACTTCACTCGACTCCTCAATAACCCTGTCTTGTCCTACAATC TCAATCCCGGGCCGGATTCGGAACTCAACAACCTTGGCGACGACTCAATCCAGCCATTCCTGATCAAGACCTTGTCGAACGGAGAACTCCTTGGCATCTGCGGCATTACCACAAAGACATCTACGGAAGAGTCGTCCTTTCCTGACGAAGGCACGACTATTGGTGAAGAACAGGCCTCCGCTGAAGCTTGCGTTGCCGAGTTGCAAACCCAAGGTATCAACAAGATTGTGCTCCTGACACACGTTGGATACGACACTGATCTCAACGGCTTTGCAGCTATTGATGGAGTGGATGTGATAATTGGTGGGCATTCTCATTCTCTCTTAGGTGACGCCCAAGCGTTATCTCCGGTTGGCTTGGTCCCATCCGCAGAGTACGCCGCGATTGTTAGCGGTACCTGTGTTGTCCAGGCTTGGGAATACCACAAACTAGTTCCAAAACTTGATGTAGCGTTTGATGCGGATGGGAATGTTCTTTCGTGCAACGGCGAAGTATACTTTCCCATCAACCCAAGCCGTTTCACGGTACGTGATCGTCCCGACGAAGAGCGATTTGACCTCAACGAAGCCGATGCTTTGGTTATGCGCAATTATTTGCTTGAGCTTGGTATTTTCACGGATCCAGGTGAAGAGGCCGAAGTTGTTGCGGCTCTGCAACCTTTTCGTGATAGTTTGGAAGAAGTTGCGTCGAGGAAGGTCGCTATAGCTGCCGAAAACATTTGCCACACGCGGGCCGATGGTTCAGACCCGAATTGTCCCGGGAAGGAAGATCGGTCGAGAGTTGGTGGTGGGGTTTGTTTGATTGTTGCTCAAGGCTTTCTCTTCAATGTACCAACAGCTGACATTGCCATCCAAAATGCTGGAGGCTGTCGTGGAACGATTTTTGAAGGTGATTTTACATTCGGAAACGCCTTTGAAATCTTACCCTTTTCAAATACATTAGTGACTTTGGAGATGACAGGAGATCAGATTCGTAGGGTTTTAGAGGACTCGGTaaatttctttttggatcCGACTATAGGTGGAGGCGGGGGATCATTTCCAGTTTCTGCAGGACTTCGTTGGCATGTCGACTACACTGCTGAATTCGGAAGTCGCTTCTCGAACATTGAAGTGAATCGtcgtttggaagaagaatggGAGCCTTTGGATTTGCAAGCCGTTTACAACGTTGTAACCAACAACTTTATTGCAACGCCTCGTGATGGATACTTAACATTTGAAGAAATTGACCAGACCTCGGACGCGTACGTTGATACTTTCGTACTTTACACCCAGTCCCTTATTGACTACGCTTCGGATCTTGGAACCCTTGAAGAGCCCGAAATCGATGAGTACTCAACACAGGTTTTGACCTTAGTGAACGGAACGACTATTGACATTCGTGAAGCTCAACCCATAGTTCCAACCGCCGCGCCTGGCGGTTCGTCTAGCTCGAGCGTCACGTCTGCTACTGTTCTCTACGTCCTTGTTGGCCTAGCTGTGCTTGCTGCTATCTAG
- a CDS encoding predicted protein: MVSNRRKRKILGCFLLFATPIDGLLGVTSAPSLTRKKRRHSKWSFLTSPSSTTRATLRSGKSSWLEAAPHRQVNTNASSPPTESLSSSSPATSFINTNSPTSSASSDARHTDSPLSQIYEDDEHPRAPRPPPSSFSRNEDWLESVTGELLDLDVYPLGKLTDDDVESIAGLMAAWARRKSVTAALTVERLLKRVVDDLKEGNQRVHVTTRMYSCAIDAWAKSGVEGSCERAAQIHDTLVQHYQSTNDPLLAPSVMSFNTVVNAWAKSNHDDAPAKAEAVLEEMIQAYRNGNEALKPDAVTFSTILDAYSKSNKPNAVARCYELFQVMDELDVKRNVYTFSALQNVVARSRIPNAAEQTMNILQQMLKLYENGDVFAKPNTLNYNAVLNACSRTPSKASAQLADDLLHSMELPLIQGGYDVEPDRLSYAMCILACARCPDEAFGVPKAEANLRRMESRAIMEAAKRQQISSAAPPTVTLDIECFNVVLTALSRRKNIPPTRTLEIVKRMEEYAEQGQEHLRPNVRSWNAVLNAYARAIAVSPHSTASNSYAQMAAEFLQHMRLDLGIRPDAFSFAALLSAFQKWDHPEAVAQADALVREMESLFEQNEIDAPPDVYHYTILCGAWARSGQKIAPQRCLQILAHMVERHRLGYPNVKPNVRTYNAVLDCLARAGAEDRAEQLLFHMLKLYRDGDHDAEPDAFTFNCIIHAFSKSRRKGAGRRAESILDRFLEYHEEENQSIRPDTRSFTHIIAHYGRSRELDAPYRAEYVLNRMVSLCKDGNKDLAPNLFAIKTVVDSYSHAKHPDAGRNAERFLNLIRELREKHGITRLERDTSFMNSVLFAWSSCGSEDSGHRAEGHLLEMEDSFDQGTISFRPDSRSYEMVLSAWAKSESSDKAKRALLTLRRMQEQQRTGNPFVRIDEAAYSFVINACAFSNAGEDLEAEAFTIAVKLLDEMLESKSVHPSSLTYGWFIQACGRLRVAHALKSVQIGRAFHLCCENGLVNDFVLHRLKGAAPDPVFKELLAPVLSNLPPRFPKGRLAVNNLPSDWTCNVHGNRKIRRQ, from the exons ATGGTATCAAACCGACGGAAGAGAAAGATTCTCGGATGCTTTCTCCTCTTTGCGACTCCCATTGACGGCTTGTTGGGAGTGACTTCAGCTCCGTCCTTGACGCGGAAAAAGAGGCGTCACTCAAAGTGGAGCTTCCTAACTTCGCCGTCCTCAACAACGAGAGCAACTTTACGATCGGGGAAAAGTAGCTGGCTAGAAGCTGCTCCTCATCGGCAGGTTAATACGAATGCAAGTTCACCTCCAACTGAGTCattatcatcatcatcacccGCGACTTCATTTATCAACACGAACTCTCCAACTTCATCGGCAAGTAGCGATGCCCGTCATACGGATTCGCCATTATCCCAAATCTATGAGGACGACGAACATCCACGGGCACCTCGACCGCCGCCGTCATCTTTTTCGCGTAACGAAGACTGGCTAGAATCCGTTACGGGCGAATTACTCGATCTGGATGTGTACCCCCTGGGCAAACTCACTGACGACGATGTCGAATCGATTGCCGGTCTCATGGCAGCTTGGGCTCGGCGAAAGTCCGTCACCGCTGCACTTACAGTCGAGAGGTTACTAAAACGAGTTGTCGACGATTTGAAAGAGGGGAATCAGCGCGTGCATGTTACGACCCGAATGTATTCCTGTGCGATTGACGCCTGGGCGAAGAGTGGCGTCGAAGGCTCTTGCGAGCGTGCCGCCCAAATTCACGATACATTGGTGCAGCACTATCAAAGTACCAACGATCCACTTTTGGCACCATCTGTTATGTCCTTCAACACAGTCGTCAATGCCTGGGCGAAATCAAATCACGACGATGCACCCGCTAAAGCTGAAGCTGtgttggaagaaatgataCAGGCATACCGAAACGGCAACGAAGCGTTAAAACCGGATGCGGTTACATTTTCAACGATATTGGATGCTTACTCGAAATCCAATAAACCCAACGCTGTAGCACGCTGCTACGAATTGTTTCAGGTTATGGACGAGCTGGACGTCAAGCGGAACGTATACACCTTTTCTGCGCTACAAAATGTTGTGGCAAGATCTCGGATTCCGAACGCGGCGGAGCAAACCATGAATATTCTACAGCAGATGCTCAAATTGTACGAAAATGGAGACGTCTTTGCCAAACCCAATACTTTAAATTACAACGCCGTTCTCAACGCATGTTCGCGAACCCCGAGCAAAGCCAGCGCTCAACTCGCCGACGACTTGCTGCATAGCATGGAGTTGCCCTTGATACAAGGCGGTTATGATGTCGAACCCGATCGTCTATCCTACGCCATGTGCATACTAGCCTGTGCTCGCTGTCCTGACGAAGCATTCGGCGTGCCGAAGGCCGAGGCCAATTTACGGCGCATGGAAAGTCGGGCCATTATGGAAGCCGCCAAACGGCAACAGATCTCCAGCGCGGCGCCACCTACTGTTACACTCGACATTGAATGTTTTAACGTTGTGCTCACCGCCTTGTCcaggcgtaaaaacatacCGCCGACACGGACCTTAGAAATTGTGAAACGCATGGAGGAATACGCCGAGCAAGGACAGGAGCATTTGCGTCCGAACGTGCGTTCCTGGAATGCCGTTTTGAACGCGTACGCCCGGGCCATTGCGGTTTCACCTCACTCAACGGCTTCCAACTCGTATGCTCAAATGGCCGCTGAGTTTCTCCAGCACATGCGCCTTGATCTGGGTATTCGGCCCGACGCGTTTTCGTTCGCCGCATTGCTTAGCGCGTTCCAAAAATGGGACCATCCCGAAGCAGTCGCCCAGGCCGATGCTTTGGTTCGAGAAATGGAATCCTTGTTCGAACAAAATGAGATTGACGCTCCGCCTGATGTGTATCA CTATACAATTCTCTGTGGAGCCTGGGCTAGGTCGGGCCAAAAGATTGCCCCTCAACGCTGTTTGCAGATTCTAGCACACATGGTGGAACGGCATCGCCTAGGCTATCCCAACGTGAAACCAAACG TCCGAACATACAATGCCGTGTTGGATTGTCTTGCGCGCGCTGGCGCGGAAGACCGTGCTGAGCAATTGCTGTTTCATATGTTAAAATTGTATCGAGACGGAGATCATGATGCCGAGCCCGATGCCTTCACGTTCAATTGCATCATTCACGCGTTCTCTAAATCTCGACGAAAGGGCGCCGGTCGGAGGGCCGAGTCAATTCTGGACCGTTTTTTGGAATAccacgaagaagaaaatcaaTCGATCCGTCCCGACACGCGATCATTTACCCACATTATTGCTCATTATGGTCGAAGCCGTGAGTTGGATGCCCCATATCGAGCCGAGTACGTTTTAAATCGCATGGTATCATTGTGTAAAGACGGCAACAAAGATTTAGCCCCGAACCTGTTTGCCATCAAAACTGTTGTGGACAGTTACTCTCACGCGAAACATCCCGACGCTGGTCGTAACGCCGAGCGCTTTTTAAATCTGATTCGAGAATTGAGGGAAAAGCATGGCATTACTAGACTTGAGCGTGATACTTCATTTATGAACAGCGTGCTGTTTGCGTGGTCGAGCTGTGGCAGCGAAGATTCCGGTCATCGCGCGGAAGGTCATCtgttggaaatggaagacagTTTTGACCAAGGAACCATCTCTTTTCGACCGGACTCGCGAAGCTACGAAATGGTGCTGTCGGCGTGGGCAAAGTCAGAAAGCAGCGACAAAGCGAAGCGTGCGTTGCTGACTCTACGTCgtatgcaagagcagcaacgGACCGGCAATCCGTTTGTCCGAATTGATGAAGCCGCTTATTCTTTTGTCATTAATGCTTGCGCCTTCAGTAATGCCGGCGAGGATCTCGAAGCTGAAGCATTCACAATCGCAGTAAAGCTGTTAGACGAAATGCTGGAGTCTAAAAGCGTTCATCCCAGCTCACTTACATACGGATGGTTTATTCAGGCATGTGGACGCCTTCGTGTGGCGCACGCATTAAAAAGTGTCCAAATAGGAAGGGCATTTCATCTTTGTTGCGAAAATGGTTTAGTAAACGACTTTGTTTTGCATCGGTTAAAGGGAGCGGCGCCAGATCCAGTCTTCAAGGAGTTGCTGGCTCCTGTTTTGAGCAACTTACCTCCTCGTTTTCCGAAGGGAAGGCTCGCAGTAAATAACCTCCCATCAGATTGGACTTGCAACGTCCACGGGAACAGAAAAATAAGACGGCAATAG
- a CDS encoding predicted protein: protein ALYKFTRPHTIRGTILASIAGTTRALIDTPGAIANANWSIMLPRALIGMTALLLGNAFIVGINQIYDESIDKLNKPFLPVASGEMSKRFAWVAVVVSGLVGPSLVYQFFPRLLFKLYSMGIVLGGIYSVPPIRTKKNPVLAGLTIATVRGFLLNFGVYYAVKDAINAPFVWSPKVAFIARFMTAFATVIAVTKDLPDIEGDKAFQIDTFATKVGVARIAKGASVCLLLNYVHAVA, encoded by the exons GCCCTCTACAAGTTCACGCGTCCCCACACAATTCGCGGCACCATCTTAGCTTCAATTGCCGGGACGACTCGTGCTCTGATAGATACGCCGGGCGCGATTGCTAATGCCAACTGGAGTATCATGCTGCCACGAGCCCTGATCGGCATGACTGCCTTATTGCTCGGCAACGCCTTTATTGTCGGCATCAATCAGATTTACGACGAATCCATTGACAAGCTCAATAAGCCGTTCTTGCCGGTGGCTAGCGGAGAAATGTCGAAGCGATTTGCTTGGGTCGCGGTTGTCGTGTCCGGCTTGGTTGGACCGTCGTTGGTTTATCAATTCTTTCCGCGTCTTCTCTTCAAGTTATATAGTATGGGAATTGTTCTCGGCGGCATCTACTCTGTGCCTCCCattcggacgaagaagaatcccGTGCTGGCTGGGCTCACAATTGCTACCGTCCGAGGCTTTCTGCTCAATTTTGGCGTCTACTATGCCGTCAAGGACGCCATCAACGCGCCATTTGTTTGGTCACCTAAGGTGGCCTTTATTGCACGGTTCATGACGGCTTTCGCGACCGTGATTGCCGTCACCAAGGATCTTCCCGATATTGAAGGAGACAAG GCTTTCCAGATAGATACTTTTGCTACCAAGGTAGGTGTCGCGCGCATCGCGAAAGGTGCATCCGTCTGTCTGCTGCTAAATTATGTGCACGCCGTTGCA
- a CDS encoding predicted protein — MATSSPDLLGASSPASLNAGTLDDRLTASLNSQQFTVAAYLNLALASQRENAKDDPPDVIAQQRMAELALQLQLQTQSCHEEIGRIGAELQAILPRCAADIGRVGVGLEGLRQDATSLLETTSVDMEQDVSSSLETLSTLHALQANLTRTKEILTAAATWDSTLSTIAPLLAQQNLPDAVNALAQLENGAQALQGMPGLEDRDIAVANVRQQVSILLQPQLQNALIHMQTRLGPLQQCVLLYSKLDKIDALKEDYVKTRPTSLHKSWFDYSPSYGDDVADQNATAFLAWLPTWFDAVLTLIGEERRQALTVFGPESVSEIVMKVFRECFRPILPSFKSRLESIYSSEETGPSKGSLQSVCSIYESTLQFLSLAYETIAGGWLDLVEGGTIKGNGLSIYKEMGFVFRQIASPFVSYQQRLPNLETRYSTATTQTIIREMHQAVSDVSNGKATLETLQTATQLLQELSGASFPLAEGAVARFELLNGGYNSASALQAVDKIVATYCGELAIAIRTLSATTTADETALAVNFDESHVLCALEVLKIAGAFRKNLLDLEVKTRERLTVLSSRMSSYISKEKELEEVPATTTRKSSAAVVLLPDSFSAVEIDSFLTKAVCFDEENNETNAALVILQRLAESGPTSVPLYPETEDATRRLATSCHTFVFDVCAAVPRLHLKGMSSLQSWKEANEQDINSYGILPQSYITHVGEHMLALVQALEPFASDSEALGLANEVMGGVHGVAMQPWREFLSASGTMGSEDVIKSLMNGKNLDNFVVASAALGEEEGTEEEESEANKFCNVWLDVVSTAVTGRLLERIMRIPSLTPKGCEHLNTDLNYLVNVFSALGVRGHPHPLLGHLAELALVEADKNDFPQ; from the exons ATGGCGACTTCCAGTCCAGATCTTCTTGGCGCGTCCTCTCCTGCTAGCCTAAACGCTGGAACTTTGGACGACCGGCTAACAGCTAGTCTGAACTCCCAGCAATTTACCGTCGCGGCCTACTTGAATCTAGCACTGGCGTCACAACGCGAGAACGCAAAAGACGATCCTCCCGACGTCATCGCGCAACAGCGCATGGCCGAACTTGCTTTGCAGCTTCAACTGCAGACACAGTCGTGCCACGAAGAAATCGGACGCATAGGGGCGGAGCTGCAGGCTATTTTGCCCCGTTGCGCGGCTGATATCGGACGGGTAGGTGTGGGGCTTGAAGGATTGCGTCAGGACGCGACATCCCTTTTGGAAACCACTTCCGTGGATATGGAACAAGACGtctcgtcgtctttggaaacacTCAGTACCTTACATGCTCTGCAAGCCAATTTGACGCGCACGAAAGAAATTTTGACGGCCGCTGCAACTTGGGATTCCACCCTTTCGACTATCGCACCGCTGCTCGCGCAACAAAACTTGCCCGACGCCGTCAACGCGTTGGCGCAGCTCGAAAATGGTGCACAAGCGCTTCAAGGCATGCCTGGTCTGGAAGATCGCGACATCGCAGTTGCTAATGTTCGTCAACAAGTGTCGATTCTGTTACAACCTCAGCTCCAGAATGCTCTCATCCATATGCAAACGCGCTTAGGGCCTCTACAACAGTGCGTGCTTTTGTActccaaacttgacaaaaTCGACGCACTCAAGGAAGATTACGTGAAAACGCGGCCTACGAGTCTCCACAAGTCGTGGTTCGATTATAGCCCTTCGTACGGTGACGATGTCGCTGATCAGAACGCAACGGCGTTTTTAGCTTGGCTGCCAACTTGGTTTGATGCAGTATTGACGTTGATTGGTGAAGAGCGACGACAAGCTCTGACAGTGTTTGGGCCAGAGAGTGTGTCGGAAATAGTAATGAAG GTATTTCGAGAATGCTTCCGTCCAATTCTGCCTTCCTTTAAAAGTCGTTTGGAATCAATCTATTCTTCGGAGGAAACCGGTCCTTCAAAAGGCTCTTTACAGTCGGTATGCTCCATTTATGAGTCTACCCTACAGTTCCTTTCTTTGGCGTACGAAACGATTGCCGGCGGTTGGCTCGATTTGGTAGAGGGCGGAACGATAAAGGGCAATGGATTATCAATTTACAAGGAAATGGGGTTCGTCTTTCGCCAGATTGCGTCCCCCTTCGTTTCTTATCAACAACGGCTTCCAAATCTGGAAACACGATATTCGACTGCGACCACCCAGACAATCATACGAGAGATGCACCAGGCCGTCTCGGATGTGTCGAATGGAAAGGCAACGCTGGAAACATTGCAAACTGCTACGCAGCTTTTACAAGAGCTCTCAGGTGCATCATTCCCCTTGGCTGAAGGCGCCGTCGCCCGCTTTGAGTTGTTGAACGGAGGCTACAACAGCGCCTCTGCGCTGCAAGCTGTAGATAAGATTGTTGCAACTTACTGTGGCGAGCTTGCCATCGCTATTAGAACCTTGTCCGCAACCACGACGGCCGATGAAACTGCGTTGGCTGTGAATTTCGACGAGTCGCACGTTCTTTGTGCGCTTGAGGTTCTCAAGATTGCCGGCGCCTTTCGGAAGAATTTACTTGATCTTGAAGTGAAAACACGAGAACGTTTGACTGTGTTATCAAGCCGCATGTCGTCTTACATTTCCAAGGAgaaggaattggaagaagtcCCTGCAACGACAACTCGAAAATCGTCCGCTGCTGTCGTCCTATTGCCAGATTCCTTTTCAGCTGTTGAAATTGATTCCTTCTTGACGAAGGCTGTTTGCTTCGACGAGGAAAATAACGAAACAAATGCTGCGTTAGTCATTTTGCAGCGTTTGGCGGAATCAGGACCGACGTCTGTGCCGCTCTACCCTGAAACCGAGGATGCTACACGACGTTTGGCAACTTCATGCCACACGTTTGTCTTCGATGTATGCGCAGCTGTTCCTCGTCTTCATTTGAAGGGAATGTCTTCCTTGCAAAGCTGGAAAGAAGCGAATGAACAGGATATCAACTCGTATGGCATTCTCCCCCAATCATACATTACACATGTCGGCGAGCACATGTTAGCGCTTGTGCAGGCTTTGGAGCCATTCGCATCTGACTCTGAGGCACTGGGTTTGGCAAACGAAGTCATGGGTGGAGTCCACGGTGTTGCCATGCAGCCATGGAGAGAGTTTCTCAGTGCGTCAGGGACCATGGGTTCAGAAGATGTCATCAAGAGCCTGATGAACGGGAAAAACCTCGACAACTTCGTTGTAGCATCGGCTGCGCTTGGAGAGGAAGAAGGAaccgaagaggaagaaagcGAGGCCAACAAGTTTTGTAACGTTTGGTTGGATGTTGTATCAACGGCTGTCACTGGTCGTCTGTTAGAGCGGATCATGCGAATTCCTTCCTTGACTCCGAAAGGATGTGAGCATTTGAATACTGACTTGAACTATCTCGTCAACGTCTTTTCGGCGCTCGGCGTCCGCGGGCACCCGCATCCATTGCTTGGTCATTTGGCCGAACTTGCTTTGGTTGAGGCGGAT AAGAACGACTTTCCGCAATGA